GGCTATATCATGCCTGAGACAGTCGACGTGATCCCAATCGGGATCGACGATCTAAATGGATCGTTGCGAAACGGTGTGGCATATCGGAACCTTCGGTCTCGGTACAACCTGCGAACTGACGCCGTAGTGGGAGTAACCGTGGCTCGACTGGTCGAGCAGAAGGGGCATCGATTCCTCATCGATGCCCTTCCGGCCATCGTGGCCGCGCAGCCTCTTTTCAAACTACTTCTGCTCGGCTCCGGTCCGCTGGAGCAGGCGCTCAGAGAACGGGCAGAAGCGCTGCGGATGTTGGACCACCTCATTTTTGCCGGTATGTTGGATTCAGTCAGCGAGACACTCGCTGGTTGCGACCTGATGATCCATCCGTCGATTGATGAGCCGTTCGGGATTGCATTGCTTGAAGGGATGCGCGCAGGTATTCCCATTGTTGCTTCCGACGTTGGAGGGATTCCCGAGGTGGTCGGCGAGTGCGGCCTGCTGGTTCCTCCACGCAATTCGAAGGAACTTGCAGCTGTGGTCATTTCTTTGTTGAATGCACCGGCCCGCCGGACAGAGCTCGCCAACCGTGGGCGTGAGCGTTTCATGAAACAATTCGGCGCCGGGCTCATGACGGACCGGGTGGAGGAAGCCCTCAAAGCGGTAGTAGGACAACTTTAGCATGGATATTGTCAAGGAAATCGAATTGCGTGTTCGGCGGGCGGCCTTCGCCATGCTCCGGCCACTGCTTAAGAAAGGGAGGAATATCGGGGCTGTCGATCCGGCACGCATATCCAAGGTACTGTTCATTCGAAAGGACCGAATCGGCGATGCAGTTTGCTCCCTGCCGGTTCTTGAAGCCCTCAAGTCACATTTGTCGCATCTTTCCCTCGGCATGTTCTGCTCGCCGCGCAATCATGAGGTGTTTCGGGATGATCCCCGACTCGACGATGTGTTCCTGTACCGCAAGCGGTTTTGGCGAGACTTTTCAGAAATTTGGCGCATTCGACGAATGAAGTACGATGTCGTAATCGACCTTATCTGCGATGATTCCGTAACGTCGCTTTTTCTCTCCCAGCTATGCTCGGCACATGGCGTCAGGATAGGAGCGGGGAAAGCGCGATTTCGCCAATTCTACGACCTGGCATATGAGTTTGCTCCAGATGCCGATGAGCATATCATCGACGTGCACCTCAAAATGCTGGCCGCGTTTGGCCTGGAGCCGCGGTCATTGAATCCGCATGTCCCTATCCATGAAAGCAAGTCGGCGCGCGAGAAGGTCGATCGGTTTTTCGCCGGGCTGCCACCTCTGTCCGAAAACGGATTTCGGATCGGTTACAATCTTTCGGTGGGGAAACCCGAGCGTGTATGGGCTCTCGAGAACTCCAGACAACTGGTGGCCAGAATTGTCGAGCGGCATCCGTCCAGCCAGTTGGTGTTCATCTGCACATCGGCCGACCGCCATCGTGCGGAATCGATCATGAATGACGTGTCCGGGTCGCTGTTTCTTCTGCCGGACCGAATGAACATGATGGAAGTGTCGTCGCTGGTATCTCGGTTGGACCTTCTGATCACGCCGGACACGTCGCTCGTCCATGTCGCCCGTTCGTGGAACGTGCCGGTGGTCGGGACGTATCCTAAGTGGGACGCCCGCCGCCTCGGCCAGTGGCGCCCGTATGGACAGTTTTTTGGCGTGGTCATGTCGGAAAAAGACGACAATGTGTTCGCTATCACTGTCGATCAGGTATTTGATGCCTATGTGGAGACACTCAATATCCTGAAAACCGCTGCGGAATGAGAATCCAGGGGGATTGGTGTGACAGGATTGTTGGAATGCTTGGTACTGGCGTGATTGAAATGTATACTTTGATTATGAAACATGGAGATTTGCGAGGTTCGCACAACCCACAGCGCAATCCCGGCGCGGGAAAAGGCGAGGGCTCGTGAAGCGGTTGACAGTCATGATCATCACTCGCAACGAGGCATACAACTTGCCCCGCTGCCTGGAGTCGGTCGGATGGGCCGATGAAGTTCTTGTAGTGGACAGCCATTCGACGGACCGTACCAGGGAGATCGCCCGCGATTTCAAAGCGCGAGTGATCGAGATCGACTGGACCGGTTTCGGCCCGGCCAAAGGGATCGGAGTTCGTCAGGCGACCGGCGACTGGATCCTCTCCGTCGACGCCGATGAAGTCGTCTCCGATGAACTGGCCGGGCAGATTCGGGCGATCCTCAATCAGGAAGAGACCTTCCACGGCTACTTCGTGCGTCGCCGTACTAATTTTCTCGGACGGTGGATCTACCACTGTGGGTGGTACCCGGATCCTGTGCTCAGGCTGTTCCTGAAAGAGTATGGTCAGTTCAATGATGCCGTCGTACATGAGAAAGTCCAACTGCGCGGGATCGCCGGTCATCTCAGTGGAGAACTCCTCCATTACAGTTTCCCGACCCTCGAGCACTACATGGTCAAGTCGGACCGATATACCACATTAGGTGCTCAAGAAGCGTTTGCCGCGGGCCGGCGTACGCGCTGGTACGACCTGGTACTGAAGCCGCCCATCAGTTTTTTCAAGCACTATGTGTCCAAGCGCGGATTTCTGGACGGCACGGAGGGGTTTATGGTCGCGGTCCTGTCGGCTACGGCGGTGTTTGTGAAGTACGCCAAACTTCGCCATCTCTGGTTGATGAAACTGCGATCCGGGGAGAGCAGCCGTGCATAGACGTGTGGAGTTTTTCCCCGGTGATCGCATTCTCGTCAGCCGGACGGACAAGCTGGGTGACCTGATTCTGGCGCTGCCATTCGTGGAGTCGCTGAAGCTGCGCTATCCGGAGTGCCGGATCGAAGTTGTAGCTTCGCTCTATGCTTCGCCGGTGCTGGAGCAGAACCCGAAAATTGACGGTATCGTCCGCGTCCAAAATGACCAGCTTCGTGCCGACAACCTGTATCGCAAGGATCTTCTCCGACGTCTTCGATCTGCCAATTATCGGGCCGTAGTGGCGCTATTTCCTGAATCGCAAATCTGTCGCCTGTTTTACGCCGCCGGTATCCCGCATCGATTCGGCACAGCGGGCAGATTCCATTCTATCTATTTCAATCACCGTTTGTTGCACAGTCGAAAAGCGAACAGGAAGCACGAGTCCGAATACAACCAGGATTTTCTGAAGTACTTTCGATCAGGCCAGACGGTTACCATGCCAAAAGTGCATTTGGTTGACAAGGAACTGACCCACGCCAGACGCATTTTGTCTGAAATCGGTGTCGATGGCCGATTTGCGGTGGTTCATCCGGGCTCTGGTGGCTCTGCCGAAGTATGGCCGGTGAAACGGTATCTCGAGTTGGCGAGACGTCTGGAGGGAACCGGGCTGCCGGTGCTGCTTACCGGCTCCGATCCAGAACGGCAGTCGATAGATGAACTGTCGCGTACGGCCGACATAGCTGTCAGGAACCTCGCCGGCAAGACCGACTTACGCACCCTTGCGGCCTTGTTGTCACTGGCGTCGGTGGTGGTCAGTAATTCCACCGGTCCGCTGCATCTGGCCGTCGCAGTTGGAACGAGAGTTGTCGGGGTGTATCCGAGCAGAGTAGTCATGTCACCAGTCCGGTGGGGACCGCTCGGCGACGGCCACCGTGTTATTCAGCCTCGTACCAGCAATTGCACGTGTCCGTCGCACCATTGTCGCTGTATGGAGTCGATAACGATAGAGAAGGTTGCGATGGAAGTCCTGGCGGTGAGCGGATAGATCCATGAATCTGGCGGAATTCATCATTCGCGTTGAATCCTACAACGCCAATATCGATATCCCGCTTATTCGCCGGGCGTACGAGTTCTCGGATCGTGCGCACGCCGGGCAGAAACGGCAGTCCGGCGAGCCGTTCGTAGAACATTGTCTCGAGGTCGCGTTTATACTGGCGGAGCTGCACATGGACTCCACCACCATCGCCGCCGGGCTGGTTCATGATGTTGTCGAGGATACATCGTTCACGCTGGAGGATGTGCGGCGGGAATTCAGTGACGAGGTGGCCGAACTGGTTGATGGCGTTACCAAGATAGGGGCTGTCGCGTTCAGTTCTTTCGAGGAACTGCAGGTCGAGTATTTCCGCAAGATGCTCTTGAGTATGGCCAAGGATATTCGCGTGATCCTCATCAAACTGGCCGACCGCCTGCACAACATGCGCACGCTGGAACATCTGCCTGCAGAAAAACAGACACGGATAGCGCTGGAAACGCGTGACGTCTATTGTCCGCTCGCACATCGACTGGGCATCAACAAGACCAAGGTCGAGCTCGAAGACCTGTCGTTCAAGTATCTCGAACCGGAGGTGTATCAGGAGCTGGCCCAGCAGATCAAGGAGAGACGCGAGGAACGCGAGGCGTATATTCATGAAGTTGTGACACCAATCAAGGAATCGCTGGCCAAGGACGGCATCCTTGGGACGGTGAGCGGACGCGCCAAGCATCTCGACTCGATCTATCGAAAGATCAGAATCCGCAAGGTGCCGTTCGACGAGATTTATGATCTGTTCGCCATACGCGTCATCGTGAACACCGAGCGGGAATGTTACCACACGCTCGGCATCATTCACGCCATGTGGAAGCCGGTGGCGGGACGATTCCATGACTACATCGCCAATCCCAAGCCGAACGGCTATCGCTCTCTTCACACCACCGTCTTCGGCCCGCGCAACAAGATGGTCGAGATCCAGATTCGCACCCACCAGATGCACCACGTGGCGGAGAACGGAATCGCGGCCCACTGGCTGTACAAAGAGGGGCGCCAGCAGATGAGCCGTGACGACCGCCAGATGATCTGGCTTCGTGACGTGCTCGAATGGCAGAAAGACATGACCAATCCTTCGGAGTTCATCGAATACCTCAAGATGGATCTCTACTCCGAGGACATCTTCGTGTTCACACCCAATGGACGGCTGGTACATCTGCCGCGCGGCGCCACGCCGCTCGATTTCGCTTTTCAGATTCATACGCAGATCGGAATCCATTGTGCAGGCGCCAAGATAAACGGCCGGCTGCAGCCGCTCTCCACCGGCTTAGAATCGGGAGACGTGGTCGAGATCATCACCAACCCCAGCCGCACGCCATCGCACGATTGGCTGAAACTGGTCAAGACTTCAAATGCCCGCACCCGGATCAAACGGTGGCTCAAACTGGCCGGTTTCGAGCAGTCGGTGGCGCTCGGGCGCGAGATCATGGAGCGGCGCCTGAGGGAAGTTCACGCCAAACTCCCGCCAGACGAACAGCTCCAGGAATTCGCCGAGCAACTGGGGAAGAAGACAGTCGACGAGCTGTTGAGCGGAATCGGTAACGGTTCGGTTTCCGCTCGCGCCCTGCTCACCCTCATCCAACCGGAGGAAAAGAAGGAAGAGACCGGTTTTGTCGGGAAGGTCATCGAGCGGATCCGCGGGACCAAGGGGATCAAGGTTCAGGGGATGGACAACATGATGTTCCGCTTCGCAGGCTGCTGTCAACCGGTTCCCGGGGACGACATTGTCGGCTTCATTACCCGCGGGCGCGGTGTAACGATCCACCAGGCGGATTGCACTCTGGCCGTCGACATTGGCAACAAATATCCCGAACGCAAGATCGCAGTGAGTTGGGACACCGGCCGCGACCAGTCATTCATTGTGCAGCTCCAGATCATCGTTGAAGATCGTCGCAATATGTTGCGCGATGTTACCCAGGCGATTGCCGATGCCAACACCAACCTCAGGGCCGCGGAAATGTACGCGCACGACAGTACGGCGGAGGGCCGTTTTGTAGTCGAAGTGGCCAACCTGTCGCACCTGAACCGCATTATCGACAAGGTGAAAAAGGTCAAAGGCGTGATATCCGTGCGGCGTGCCCGCGGCGGGACACGAGACGCGCACGAATCGACCGGATAATCGGTACAATGGCTACTTGAAGACCACCGTGACTTCCAGCGTGTCGGTGCCGCGCTCCAGGGAAATTACGGTGCTGTCTCCCTTCTTGAATTTCCCCAGCGCACTCATGTAGCCGTAGATATCCTCGATCGCGAAACTTCCCATCCGGAAAATGACATCGCCTTTGAGAATGCCGGCGCGCTCGGCCGGCTTATCGGGCGACACCCCGTCCACTTTGACTCCCTTTACCTCGGCCACATAGTCCGGCATAATGCCGAGGGTCACCGAGAACGAACTGCGCCGTTTGCCTTCGTCGGGGTCCTTGGTCTTCTGAAAGGTCAGCGAGGCAGTCTGGCCGTCGAAGTGCGTGACCACATCGGCAACCAGATTGGCCACCGTAGCCACGCCGTTCAGATCGATCTTCTCGACCACGTCCTCCGGCCGGTGATAGTCCTCATGAGCTCCGGTGAAGAAATGGAGCACCGGGATCCCCTGGTTATAGAACGCCGTATGATCCGATGGTCCTGTCCCAGGCTCGCGAAATGTCAGCTTTAGCGAGTCAACCTTCAAACTGTCAAAATAAGATTTGAACTCGGCAGCGGTGCCGGTGCCGAAAATGGCCAGTCCGCTCTCCTGGTCCCTGAGCCGTCCGATCATGTCCATGTTGGCCATCATGAGAATCCTCGACACATTGATCGTAGGGTGCTTCGCGAAATAACTCGATCCCAGTATCCCCTCCTCTTCACCGGAAAAAGCCATGAACAGGACGGAGTGGTGAAGCTGCTCCTTGCGGGATGCAAAGTAACGCGACAATTCCAAAAGCCCGGCGGAGCCCGAACCGTTGTCGTCGGCTCCATAGTGAATCTTCTTCTCGGTTCCTTGATAACGCGAGTTGATGCCGCCCCAGCCCAGGTGATCATAGTGCGCCCCGACGACAATTGTCGTGTCGCTCCGCCCGCGCACGAGACCCAACACGTTGTAGCCGGTGTCGCGCACACGGATTAACTCCGTTTCGCCTGAAACTGACCTGATATCGGGGGAATCGAGATTTAAGCCGAGCCGCTCCAGTGCTGCGCGCCTGATGAAGACTATCGGGATATCTTTCGCTGCCATATGAGTGGCACCTGTGGCCGGGAGGGTATCGTCCTTGTCGGATGGCGTCAAGAACAGTATTGCGGCTGCTTTCCGATTCACGGCACTGCTGATCTTGTCAGATAGGGAGCTGTACTTGTCAAAGTCGACGTGAGGATTGGATTCAGCCGAGGGTGCGAATCGCCTAACCAGTACCGCTTTCCCGGTTATGTCTTTGCCTGCATAATCATTGTACGTGCTGTCTTCAGTGACTATACCGTAATTTACATCGACTACCTGATCGAACGAGAACGGACCGTTAGCCGACTGGGGGAGAGGTTGAAATTCTTCACTGATCTTCAAATCCTGGCCGTTCAGCACCAGGCGGTTTTTCGGTCCGGGATCGATCCGCTTGATGAACTCGAACGCTTGCAGGAACGTGCCGTTGTCGCCGTTTGGCTGCAAACCGGCCGCGCCGAACACTCGCGTTATATATTGCGCCGCTTTCCATTCCCCCGGTTCGCCGGTCTCGCGCCCTTCGAGTGAATCTGACGCCAGAATAGCAATATGCCTGTGAATAGAATCGGTGGAAATTACATACTGATTTGCCGCAGTTGACAGGCACGGCACTAGATAAATGGCAAGTGCGAGAAGAAGCTTATGCATAACAGTCCAATTCCTTTCTGATACAAGGCTCGAATATACAAACCTACCTGGACCCTGTCAGCCGGAATTTGGTCAGGACCATGGTCGATTGGAGTTGCGCAACTCTTGTGATGGCATATATTTGTCGCAGCACGTTTGAACAAGGATATAACGAGTATGGGTTCGAAATTCTGTCCCAATTGCGGCAAGCCAGCACCACAGGCGGCCCGGTTTTGCCCTGAATGCGGTGCCACAGTGAGCGGAGGTAAGACCGGTTCGGGTGAAACACGCGGTGTGAAGTCGACCGGCATGAGGGACCTGATCATTATTGTCGCCGCCCTTGCCATAGTGGCGGTCGGTTATTTCGTATTCAAAGATCAGCCAGAGCCGCCTGCCAAGCCGGCGGAGATGCCACAGGCCCAGGCCGGCGGGGTCAGCAATCCGCATCAGGGGATGTCCATGGCCATGCTTGACAGTCTGCCGCAAGATTTCAACACGCTGGTCGGCATGGGGAATCAGTTCATGGATGAGGGGAACTATCCGATCGCCGCGGAGTGCTACAAACGGGCGCTTGCCATCGATTCCACCAAACCGGATGTGCGTGTGGACTACGGGGCGTGCCTTCATGGCATGGGGCTGGCGGAACGCGCCGTGGACGAATTCAGAAAGGCTCTCATCTACAAACCGGATCATGGCATCGCGCATTTCAACCTCGGCATAGTTTTTCGCGAACTGAATCAGAACGACTCCGCCAGGATTTATTGGAACAAGTACCTCAAGATCGACCCGAATGGCCAGGCAGCAGAGGCGGCACGCAAATTTCTGAAAGAGTTGGGCGGTTAGCGCGTTGGCACAATTCATCGCGATCTGGGCCGAATCCACCTGGTTCATGCTGGTTGATTCGGCTCTTCTGTTTCTGATCGGACTCATGCTGGCAGGGCTGCTCTGGCTCGTCCTCAACGAGAATAACATTGTCCGCTTGACACGCGGGTCACCGTTGGGAAGCGTCTTCAAAGCAGCCCTGGTTGGTCTGCCATTGCCTCTCTGTTCGTGCTCCGTCCTGCCGGTGGCGACACAACTTCGGAAATCCGGTGTCGGTAAAGCCGGGGTAACGGCATTTCTCATTTCCAC
The genomic region above belongs to Candidatus Zixiibacteriota bacterium and contains:
- a CDS encoding glycosyltransferase family 4 protein, whose translation is MNLLFLDSIEANTYGGMEEWIRLVAHGLSQRGHHITLVGRPRSEFLRRATAGAGQIETVELKVSGDFHPVTVVRLARMVRARAIDAVVCNFNKDIRLAGLARSIGGRHRVIWSAGLDITKNTVVHRWLTPRLIDRVFVPSQSLKNQITRHGYIMPETVDVIPIGIDDLNGSLRNGVAYRNLRSRYNLRTDAVVGVTVARLVEQKGHRFLIDALPAIVAAQPLFKLLLLGSGPLEQALRERAEALRMLDHLIFAGMLDSVSETLAGCDLMIHPSIDEPFGIALLEGMRAGIPIVASDVGGIPEVVGECGLLVPPRNSKELAAVVISLLNAPARRTELANRGRERFMKQFGAGLMTDRVEEALKAVVGQL
- a CDS encoding glycosyltransferase family 9 protein, which translates into the protein MDIVKEIELRVRRAAFAMLRPLLKKGRNIGAVDPARISKVLFIRKDRIGDAVCSLPVLEALKSHLSHLSLGMFCSPRNHEVFRDDPRLDDVFLYRKRFWRDFSEIWRIRRMKYDVVIDLICDDSVTSLFLSQLCSAHGVRIGAGKARFRQFYDLAYEFAPDADEHIIDVHLKMLAAFGLEPRSLNPHVPIHESKSAREKVDRFFAGLPPLSENGFRIGYNLSVGKPERVWALENSRQLVARIVERHPSSQLVFICTSADRHRAESIMNDVSGSLFLLPDRMNMMEVSSLVSRLDLLITPDTSLVHVARSWNVPVVGTYPKWDARRLGQWRPYGQFFGVVMSEKDDNVFAITVDQVFDAYVETLNILKTAAE
- a CDS encoding glycosyltransferase family 2 protein; the protein is MKRLTVMIITRNEAYNLPRCLESVGWADEVLVVDSHSTDRTREIARDFKARVIEIDWTGFGPAKGIGVRQATGDWILSVDADEVVSDELAGQIRAILNQEETFHGYFVRRRTNFLGRWIYHCGWYPDPVLRLFLKEYGQFNDAVVHEKVQLRGIAGHLSGELLHYSFPTLEHYMVKSDRYTTLGAQEAFAAGRRTRWYDLVLKPPISFFKHYVSKRGFLDGTEGFMVAVLSATAVFVKYAKLRHLWLMKLRSGESSRA
- a CDS encoding glycosyltransferase family 9 protein, with the translated sequence MHRRVEFFPGDRILVSRTDKLGDLILALPFVESLKLRYPECRIEVVASLYASPVLEQNPKIDGIVRVQNDQLRADNLYRKDLLRRLRSANYRAVVALFPESQICRLFYAAGIPHRFGTAGRFHSIYFNHRLLHSRKANRKHESEYNQDFLKYFRSGQTVTMPKVHLVDKELTHARRILSEIGVDGRFAVVHPGSGGSAEVWPVKRYLELARRLEGTGLPVLLTGSDPERQSIDELSRTADIAVRNLAGKTDLRTLAALLSLASVVVSNSTGPLHLAVAVGTRVVGVYPSRVVMSPVRWGPLGDGHRVIQPRTSNCTCPSHHCRCMESITIEKVAMEVLAVSG
- a CDS encoding bifunctional (p)ppGpp synthetase/guanosine-3',5'-bis(diphosphate) 3'-pyrophosphohydrolase, translating into MNLAEFIIRVESYNANIDIPLIRRAYEFSDRAHAGQKRQSGEPFVEHCLEVAFILAELHMDSTTIAAGLVHDVVEDTSFTLEDVRREFSDEVAELVDGVTKIGAVAFSSFEELQVEYFRKMLLSMAKDIRVILIKLADRLHNMRTLEHLPAEKQTRIALETRDVYCPLAHRLGINKTKVELEDLSFKYLEPEVYQELAQQIKERREEREAYIHEVVTPIKESLAKDGILGTVSGRAKHLDSIYRKIRIRKVPFDEIYDLFAIRVIVNTERECYHTLGIIHAMWKPVAGRFHDYIANPKPNGYRSLHTTVFGPRNKMVEIQIRTHQMHHVAENGIAAHWLYKEGRQQMSRDDRQMIWLRDVLEWQKDMTNPSEFIEYLKMDLYSEDIFVFTPNGRLVHLPRGATPLDFAFQIHTQIGIHCAGAKINGRLQPLSTGLESGDVVEIITNPSRTPSHDWLKLVKTSNARTRIKRWLKLAGFEQSVALGREIMERRLREVHAKLPPDEQLQEFAEQLGKKTVDELLSGIGNGSVSARALLTLIQPEEKKEETGFVGKVIERIRGTKGIKVQGMDNMMFRFAGCCQPVPGDDIVGFITRGRGVTIHQADCTLAVDIGNKYPERKIAVSWDTGRDQSFIVQLQIIVEDRRNMLRDVTQAIADANTNLRAAEMYAHDSTAEGRFVVEVANLSHLNRIIDKVKKVKGVISVRRARGGTRDAHESTG
- a CDS encoding M28 family peptidase, with product MHKLLLALAIYLVPCLSTAANQYVISTDSIHRHIAILASDSLEGRETGEPGEWKAAQYITRVFGAAGLQPNGDNGTFLQAFEFIKRIDPGPKNRLVLNGQDLKISEEFQPLPQSANGPFSFDQVVDVNYGIVTEDSTYNDYAGKDITGKAVLVRRFAPSAESNPHVDFDKYSSLSDKISSAVNRKAAAILFLTPSDKDDTLPATGATHMAAKDIPIVFIRRAALERLGLNLDSPDIRSVSGETELIRVRDTGYNVLGLVRGRSDTTIVVGAHYDHLGWGGINSRYQGTEKKIHYGADDNGSGSAGLLELSRYFASRKEQLHHSVLFMAFSGEEEGILGSSYFAKHPTINVSRILMMANMDMIGRLRDQESGLAIFGTGTAAEFKSYFDSLKVDSLKLTFREPGTGPSDHTAFYNQGIPVLHFFTGAHEDYHRPEDVVEKIDLNGVATVANLVADVVTHFDGQTASLTFQKTKDPDEGKRRSSFSVTLGIMPDYVAEVKGVKVDGVSPDKPAERAGILKGDVIFRMGSFAIEDIYGYMSALGKFKKGDSTVISLERGTDTLEVTVVFK
- a CDS encoding tetratricopeptide repeat protein; translated protein: MGSKFCPNCGKPAPQAARFCPECGATVSGGKTGSGETRGVKSTGMRDLIIIVAALAIVAVGYFVFKDQPEPPAKPAEMPQAQAGGVSNPHQGMSMAMLDSLPQDFNTLVGMGNQFMDEGNYPIAAECYKRALAIDSTKPDVRVDYGACLHGMGLAERAVDEFRKALIYKPDHGIAHFNLGIVFRELNQNDSARIYWNKYLKIDPNGQAAEAARKFLKELGG